CAAATCAGCCCAAACATGCTGCAATTTCTCTTGCAGGGGAACCCACATTGTATCCCTATCTTCCAGAACTTGTTGATGAATTTTCAAGAAATGGTATTACGACCTTTGTGGTGACCAATGGAACAAATCCTGAAATGGTTGAAAGAATCAATCCAACCCAGCTGTATATGAGCCTGGATGCACCTGATAGAGAAACATATAATTCAGTTTGTTCTCCTAGATCATCAGATTACTGGGAAAATATCAAGATGTCACTTGAGATTCTTGGAAGAAAAACTGAAAGAACTGCCGTTCGTGTAACCCTGATAAAGGGAGTGAACATGTTCGATCCTGCAGGATATGCCCGTCTTCTTGAAATGGCAGATCCTGATTTTGTTGAACTTAAGGCCTATATGCATCTTGGTTTTTCCAGAAGGCGCCTTCCAAGGGATGCAATGCCCTCACATGATGAAGTATTTTCCTTTGCACACAAGGTTGCAAATGAAATGGGATATGAGATAATAGATGATGTGGAAACAAGCAGGGTCGTACTTCTGTCAAAATCCGAACAAGAAAGTTATCTTTTCTAACAATATTTTTTGATCATAATCTATATTTACCACGACAGCTACATAACCTAGGAATTAGCATGTATAGATAGTACCATAGATAGTATCCTGGTTGACATTCTGTTAAATTTACAGAATTATTGGTCGCAGTATAGCCGATAACTGCATCTGTTATTCAAAAATTTATCATACTGAATTACTTTTATCACGGAGCATCATTAAAATGTCAGAACAATCTGCACATAAAAAATATGAATTTAAAAGAAAACTTGAACAACTGAAGAGCAAGAAGGGACGGGGTACTGAACTGGTTTCCCTTTATATTCCACCAGACAAACAGATATCAGATGTTGTATCCCAGCTTAAAGTGGAACACGGACAGGCATCAAACATCAAGTCAAAGGTTACAAGAAGCAATGTTCAGGGGGCACTTGATTCCCTGTTATCCCGACTGAAGTATCTGGAAGAGGTACCTGAGAATGGAATAATATATTTTACCGGTGCTGTGGATGTAGGAGCAAATAAGACCAGCATGGAAACAACAATAATTGAACCCCCCCAGCCAATTATTACATACAGGTATCACTGTGATTCAAGGTTCTACCTTGAACCTCTTGAGTCAATGCTTAAAGAAACCAAGACTTACGGGTTACTGGTTCTTGATAGACGTGAGGCCACAATAGGATTGCTTGTTGGAAAGCGTATAGAATCATACCGTCACCTGACCTCCACCGTTCCAGGTAAACAGAGAAAAGGAGGACAGAGTGCACAGAGATTCCAGCAGCTCAGGCTTATTGCCATACATGATTTCTACAAGAAGGTGGGAGAGGCTGCTAACGAAGTCTTTATGTCGGTAGATATGAATGATCTTGCAGGTGTACTTATAGGAGGACCATCGCCTACAAAGGAAGAATTTGATTCTGGAGAGTACCTGCATCATGAACTTGAAAAGAAAAAGGTAGGTCTTTTTGATGTTGCATATACTGATGAATCTGGATTGTCGGAATTGGTCAATGCAGCCAGTGAAAGACTCTATGACATTGATCTGATGGAAGAAAAAAGGGCTATGGAAAGGTTCTTTACAGAGCTGATATCAGAATCTGAAAAAGCAGCCTATGGAGAGGAAAATGTAAGAAAGAACCTTGAAATAGGTTCTGTTGAGGTCCTTCTCATATCTGAAGATCTAAGAGCTGAAAAAACAGTTATTGGATGCAGCTCATGTGGATATGAAAAGAAGTATACCATGCAGCTAAGGGCAGGTGAGATGACATCACAGAGTTCTGATTCAATTGGGAACTGCCCTGAATGTGGTTCACCGCTTGAGATAAAAGAAAAGGTTGATATTGTGGATGAACTATCAGATCTGGCTGATCAGATGGGTACAGAGGTGAAGTTCATATCCACGGAATTTGAAGAAGGTTCCCAGCTTATGAATGCCTTTGGAGGACTGGCTGCAATTTTAAGGTTTAGCACAGGTATCTGAAATATGGATTATCAGGTGATTTTTTGTTTTTAGAATTCAGAACAGAGGTAAAGTCAGTAATTGAAAAATCGCTGGATAAGTGTGGATTCAGGGCTGAAAACCTGGATCTTTCTCCATCCCAGCACGCCGATATTTCTTCAAGAGTTGCCTTCAGACTGGCATCTGCTGAGCGCAAGAATCCAAAAGAGATAGCAGAGAAGATCGTTGAAATGTGTGAGATTCCTGAGAATTCTTATATAGATCGAATAATATCGACAGGACCTTACATAAATATTTTTGCAAAACACAGGTACCTTGAAGACACCCTTGTCAGAATAAGGCAAGATCAAGGTCGGTTTGGTGGAGGCTTCTGTCAGGGCAGGATCATACTGGAGCACACGTCGGCAAATCCAAATGGGCCACTCCATGTGGGCCATATCAGAAATTCTGTTATAGGGGATACTCTGTACCGGATACTTAAACATGCAGGATATGATGTTGAAACACATTATTATGTAAATGATATGGGCAGGCAGATAGCAATTGTTTCATGGGCTCTGGCCAATTTTGATCTGGATGGGTCGAAGAAATCAGATCATGCTATTGCTGATGTATATATTCGTGCCAATGCTGAGCTTGAAAAGGATCCGGATAAAAAAATAGAAATCGATCGGCTTATGCAGCTTGTTGAGAGCGGTGATGTTGATACCATCAATCGCTTTGACAGAGCTGTGGATCATGCGATTGAGGGTATCAGAGAAACACTTTCAGTCATGAACATATATCATGATCAGTATGTCAGAGAATCTGACTTTGTTCGCTCCGGAGCAGTTTCAGATATTATTGAACAGCTAAAGTTACAGGGCAGAACAAAATTGAACGATGGTGCACTGGTAGTTGATCTTGAGGACCATGGTTTTGAAAAGAATCTGGTCATCCAGCGTTCAGATGGTACATCACTCTATACCACCCGTGATCTTGCATATCATGAATGGAAGGCCAGGCAGGCAGATAGGGTGATCGATGTGCTTGGAGCAGATCATAAACTGATATCCTCCCAGCTAAAGACTGTACTCAGTATCATCGGCAAACCTGAGCCCGAGATAATTATATTTGAATTTGTTTCCCTTCCGGAAGGCTCTATGAGTACCAGAAGAGGTAAATTTATCACAGCAGATGACCTGCTGGAACAGGTTGAAAGGCAGGCATTCTCAGAGGTTGACAGACGGCGTCCTGAAATGGGAGAAGGTTTCAAAAAAGAAGTTTCCAGGATGGTTGGAATGGCTGCGGTGAGATACGATATTGTCAAGGTATCTCCTGAAAAGTCTACTGTATTTGACTGGAAACAGGCCCTTGACTTTGAAAAGCAGGGCGGGCCATATATACAGTATTCACATGCACGTGCCTGCAGTATACTGAGAAAGGCAGAAGAGGAAGGTATATGGAATGCTGGAAATGCCTTTGATGGCTCTGTTCTTGTAGAGGATACAGAGATCGAACTTATCAGAAAAATGGCTGGTCTGGACCATGCAGTAGAAACTGCGTCACAGGAACTCAAACCAAATATAATTGCAATATATGCCCGGGAACTTGCTGATGCCTTTAATCAGTTCTACAGGTTTGTCCCTGTTCTCAGTTCAGAAGATGAGCAGTTGTGTAAAAGCAGACTTGCACTGGTTGATTGTTCTCGTATAGTTCTTTCAGAAATTCTGGATATTCTTGGTCTTGAAGCACCGGATTCAATGTAAAATAGAGATATCAGGCATTTTTTGCCTGATATACAGATTTTATCTGGCCATAATATCAAGTGCAATTTCAAGTACTCCATTTTTGCATGTTGATCTTGCACTGCTGGGATCTACCTTTACAGGAAGTTCCACGGTTTTTGCATATCGCATTCCATGGGCAAATGAAGCAATTTCCACACTATCATCTGAGATATAATATTCGATGTTCTCTTCATCGGTACCCATATCAGCTATCAGATATAGGGTATCTTCTGCTTCCAGTATATCGACGAATGGCTCTTTCTGGCCAACCAAAATCTGCTGATTGTTAAAAATTTTTGAAATATCAGGTACTGGCCCCTTAAATCCAAGAATCTCGGGTTTCTTTCCAGGATTCTGGATTATTGTAAAACCATATACAAGCGGTTTGTCAGGTGGCCTACTGGAGTTGTTTTCAAACATGCTGGTTATGTAGTTTATCAGCTGTTCGATATTTTCTATATGTTCTCCACCAAAATTATTTTCCTTATCATCAAAGGAGCGGCGTCTTTTATCTACCATGATCATCATTTCCTTCTGTAAGGATGATTCCGATCATTTTCTCTACGAATTTCAGAATCCCCGTTTGTTTTATTATATACGAACTAATTGTATATAAATCCCGCGTTACCGTTTAAGCTGTGCCTGATCCCTTATTGATTATGCTTTCCCACCTCACTACTATTATTTTTCTTTCATAATTTAAACATCTTTTGTTGGAGGCAGATAGAAACTTTTCAGGATCATTTTATTAATAATAGATATATGTCCATAACATTGGTACCTGTAGGGCCTGTTATCAACAGATTCCCGGTCTGTTTGAAATAATGATACGAATTGTTCTCAGCCAGATACTTTCCTGCATTAAGTCCTAATTTTTCCCCCTTCCCAATTGTCTGACCATCTGCAAAGGCACCGGCAGCATCTGTTGGTCCATCGGTTCCGTCAGTACCTGCACACAGCATCATAACGTTATTCATTCCTGCACATTCCATTGAAAAGGACAGGGCAAATTCCTGGCACCTTCCACCTTTACCATTCCCGGATACAGTTACAGTAGTTTCACCTCCGGCTATTATGCATGCAGGTAATGTTACGGGTCTGCTATGTTGTTCTTCCCTTGCGATTGCTGCAAAGACCCTGGCTACCTCTCTGGCTTCACCGGTAATAGTGGATGTAAGAACAATTGAATTATATCCAAGGTCAACTGCTACATCCACAGCACGGGATATTGCCAGTCTGTTGTTTGCAATGATATAATTATGGCATCTTTTAAATATAGCATCTTCTGGCTTTGGTGTTTCCCTGATAAGGCCGTCAGCACCTTCTTCAATAAACTTTTGTACAGCTAGAGGCAGCTGAATATTGTATCGTTCGATTATTTCCTTGCACTGGCTGAAAGTGGAAGTATCAGGAGCTGTGGGACCTGATGCAATAACATCCAGAGTATCTCCCACCACATCAGAGAGTATGAGGCTGATTGATTGTGCAGGATAACTCATTCTTGCAAGTCCACCACCTTTGATTGCTGAGAGATGCTTTCTGATAGCATTGAGCTCGCCAATAGTGGCTCCTGCCCTCAAAATAGTTTCTGTTGTGATCATCATGTCTTCAAGTGATATTCTTTCGTGAGGTAATGTAAGCAGTGCTGAACCACCACCTGATATCAGGTATATAACCAGATCCTTTTCACCGACTTTATCCAGCATGCTTCTCACTTTTCTGGCTGCAGATAATCCGTTCTGGTCAGGTACAGGATGTCCAGCCTCAAAAACAGGTATAAAATTTAAATTTGAGCCATAACCGTATTTGGTTATTGCAATCCCTTCAGAAATTCTATCTCCAAGTATTTTTTCTATAGCCTCTGCCATAGATACAGCAGCTTTTCCAAAAGCAATCACATAGATATTATTGAAGGAATCCAGATCATATCTTTTGCCTTCAATGCTAAGGATTTCTCCAGTCCTTTCAATGGCCCTAGTCACAGACCTACCCGGTTCAACAGATTTGATAGCTTCTGTAATTATCTGAGTGGCATCACTTTTAAGTGCCTCTGAATCACTATCCATAGCAAATCCTCCTGATCAGTCAGATGGAAGGATCTCTGTCATAACATCTCTAAATATTCTTGCGTTTTTCTTTATCTCACTCTCAGCTTCTGTAAGATTCATATCCTTACATTCTTCATAGAATGCAATAAATCTGGTAAGCCATAAAACCCTCAATGCGTCAATGATGACCGTGTTTTTCTCATCGCAATATCTGTTGAACATATGCCACACACAGCGAGCCCAATTATCGGCATCCAGAGGTTTGTTCTCTCTGATGGTGGCGCAGATATGATTCATTAATTCAGAGGGAAATGTTCCTTTGTAGATATCAGAGTATTCACCAAACCTGAGATTGACGGTTTCTTTCATTTTCTCTATATCCATTGTGATAGGTACCGGTGAAGGTCCGAAATACTCTGATGTTTCAATAAGGTCTCCACCTCTGTACCTGAAATTTCGGTCTGAATAATAGATTGCCAGATCAAACATCTCCCTTACGACCTGCCTGAACATTGGTATGATTGAAGATTCAGGTTCAACATATTTTGAGGTGGACTCATGAAGTTTAAGGCCAAGCATAGCTTCCCTGATCCTGTGATTTTCAGCAGCTGCAACACTTGTAATAAAAATATCTATTCCAAAGTCCGGAGGGAATAGCGGGTGCTGCCTGAGGGATTCAGCAAGTCTTTTTGAAATGCAGAACTCACCACCAATAGGCTGTCTAACATCAATTCCGTAATAGGCCATTGTGAATGGATACCCCAGGTTATTTGTAATCACACCATCGAATTTATCCCTTACATAGAATGGGACAACAAGACCCGTCCGTCCGTACAGTACAGGTCTTACCAGTTCCTGTATCCATTCACTTTTAATGGAAAGAAGGTCCCCATCTACAAATGCTACAGCCTTTGCATCCAGATGATGGGCAATCTCTATAACGGTACGCATACCATTTCCTTTACCCGGATCTCCCATCTGCTCTACTACCATCTTCTGTACCGGAGAGATATCAAACATCTCAGCCAGTTCTGCTGTTCTGTCAGTTGAGAAACCGTCCGAGACCACAACAAGTGTTCTGTATGGAGAGAGGTACTGCATCACCCCCTCACGAACAACGTTCATTACATGAAGTATTGTTGGTTCAACATTTTTGGTCTGTATTCCGATTACCACATCGACTTTTCCCACATTTTCCAGCTTATCTGAAATCCCCGCATTAAGTTCCATGCAGTTGTATTTGTTCTGAGATCATTTATAATTAATTATATAATATTTTTTTTCTGAAATATTAATAAATGTAAAACTCAATGACACAAAATTGATCCGGTGTTATTTTCAACAGTAATGCAGATATGAGCAATGGAGGACCTGGGATATCATTTGGCTGACAGGTCTGAAAGGGAGATAAAATCCTTTGTCTTGCAGATACTATCCAGTTTTTTGAGCTGGATATTTTCGGATTCAAACACGTTTTCTACTGTCCTTTCCACAGTATATGTAAGCTCATCAGGCTCCACTCCGGTTACAGCAGTCAGTAATTTCAGACCAGCCCCGTTATTTTCAGACTTTTCAAAGATATCAGATGCCGGTAAATCCTCAAAGGAAGTAAGACTTGTCTTTACCATATTTCCTGGAATATCAATAATAGCCTTCATATGGCCGATAAATAGAGGACTCTTGTTCATTACTTCTTCCTTGAGTTTGAGGAGAAGCTTTTCAGAAACAGATCTGGCTGTATCCAGATCAATCTCAGGCAGGAGCTCGAATTCTGCAGAGTATGTGGATATTTCTGACATCTCTATCGAATCCAGTCTGGATGCATTTTTCTGGGTATGACTGTCCCGGAAAATATTGCTGAACAGTTTCTGGAACCTTTCATCACTGATTCTGGCTGAGAATTGCATTATCTGTGCATCTTCATTGATCTCACGGAGTCTGTTGATAACTTCAGGTATTCTCTCAGGTGGGGCGATATCTATTTTGTTTATACCAATGATTTCTGCTTCTTCTATCTGTGTGACAATGAACTTAGGGATCTGCTTGAATTCAGTACTGAACCTTTTCCCATCTACAAGACAGATGATGGGTGCAAAGGTGATACCGGGAATGCCTATTGTTGCAAGATCGTCCCTTATCTGGGCAGGGAAAGCAATTCCCGTAGGTTCTATCAGCACAATATCGGGATCAAATTCTTCTTTAAGGGCCCTTAACGTATTTTCCACATCAATCCTGAGAGAGCAGCAGATACATCCGCTTGTAAGTTCACTTGTTCTGATTCCGGAACTGGATATGGTATCTCCGTCAATTCCGATTTCACCTATTTCGTTTACAATTATGGCTACTTTCTGATCATTTGTGCTTAACTGTCTTCCTAGATTGAGTATAGCTGTAGTCTTTCCACTTCCAAGAAATCCACCAATTATTGCTACTTTCACAAAATCACCTATTAATTATATATCGGTATTTTCTAATTATCAAATGGTACAGAAGCTTAATTCATACAATATTCATCCCTTGCCCTGACCAATGCCTTCAGATTTTTAATCGGGCTTCTGGGTGCTATTCCGCAGGAAGGGGCCAGTATATCCACATCTTTTTCCAGGCATTGCCTGGACTCCTTTATTACATTTTCAGGGGATGTGCTTAGGAGTGTCCTGTATGCAGATACATTTCCTGCTATTATTGCCCTGCCTGATATGATTTCACTGGCCTGTGACAGATCAATTGATTCCTCCAGGCTGATCCCATCAAACCCACACTCTGAGATAGCATCCAGAATAGGGAGAGCAGTTCCGCACATATGAATGATCTTTCTTCCCTTTATTCTATCTGCAAGCCTTTTATGCAGTGGCTGAACCAGTGATTCATACATGCCAGGATCCAGCAGATCAGGCCCGGCAATACCGTCTGCAACTGAAATGATATCTGCTCCACAGTCCAGTAATGCATCTGCATACTCTATGCATACATCAGTTGCAATCTGCATAATACTGTCAATATTTTCAGGGTTTAGTACAGACCATGTAAGAAAATTATACATACCAGTAAGATGGGCTGTGAGTGTGGCAGGCCCCTCCATTCCGGCAATAAGGGGTACATTGCCATCTGTTCTTTCTTCGAGAATACGGGTAGCTTCCAGTACTGAAGGAACTCTTTTTGCATTAAGGAGACCATCCGGATATATGACCTCATTTTTTTTATCAGAAAGAGGATGTGTTATCACAGAGGGCTGTACATCAATTCTTCCCATGTTCACATCACATCCCATTGCCTCTGCAAGAACTGTCAGACAGTATGGGTAGCGTACTGCCTCAAAACCTGCTATTGTATGCCCGGCCAGGGCAAGTGATGCCATCAATTCAGGATTTATGTGGGATTCTGGCCAGAAAGAGTCTGTCATCTGCATCTGATATACAGTGGCTGTCTGGGTCACTGAAACCACAGGGACAATATCTGGCTTTCCAGAATTCAGGACAGTGAATAACCTCTGTTTTAAATCCATGATCAATTCTGAATATGGTGCTGGTTAATAAAACAGTTTACGGTAAGATCTGTTATATTGTTCAGGTCGGTGGAAAAACTTTATGGAACAAAGATATAAATGATATCCAGTCAAACTTTGTACCATGAGCAGCATAATCTATGATGATATTGGAAGTTATCCTCTTCCTGAAGGAGTTAGCAGAGACTGGCTACAGGTCCAATTTGAAAATGATCCGGATAATGAAAAGCTAAAATCTGTTGTCAGTGATGTTTTCAGGCAGAAGATTGATGCCGGAGTGGAGGTACCCACATATCCTCAGCTAAGGGATATGAATAATCAATTCCTCTCAATTATCAAAGATCCCGGATGCTGTGATGAACCGTTCAGGGTGCGTGAGGAGGCAGCGGTTATAGCTGAACTGGAAATGATAGAACAGGCAGCTTTACTTTATTATCAGCAGACAGGAGAAAGACCTGATATCCGTATCTGTGTTACTGGACCTGTTGAACTGTATCTTCAGGAATTTGGAAGCAGTGAGTATACCGATATTCTAAACCAGCTGGCTGAAAGTGTTAACCTTTTTGTAAAGAATGCTGTACGATCCGCAAGGAACTTCAGGGTGAGAACTGTTTCAATTGATGAGCCGAGCATAGGAATAAATTCCCAGATCATGTTTGATAATCCACATATAATCGATGCACTGACAGCTTCAGGAGATTATGCAAGCAGAAACAATATTGATGTGGAGATTCACCTGCACTCTCCCCTGCACTATGAACTTGCCTGCCAGGCAGAAAGCATAAATGTGATAGGCATCGAATCTGCTGCAAGTCCGTCTTATTTCGAACTGATCGACAAAAACATTCTTGAGAAATGGGATTCCTTTTTGAGGGTTGGTATTGCAAGAACAGATATTTCCAATCTGGGTGCGATCCTTAATGAAAAGCACAGTATGAATGTATGGAAGAACCCTTCAATGCTGCAGGAGATTGTGACTGGTATGGAAACTCCGTCTGTTATTGCAAAGAGACTCGAGCGGGCATATTCTCTGTTTGATGAAAGAATAAAATATGCAGGTCCAGACTGTGGACTTGGTTCATGGCCCTCGCAGGAAATTGCATTTAATCTTCTCTCAAATGTAGCAAAAGGTATTACGGAATTTAGAAAAACAATGAAATGAGGATAGCTGAAATAATTTTCTGAGTATGTGCAGTTATGAATGTATCTTTGCATTTCAGAGCATAAAGCCCTCTATTGCCTGCATTGATCTTTCCATTATCACGGGTGTTATATTGACCTCGATATATGCTGCGATCAGCAGTAATATGATTGAAATCAGCAAAAATTGCCAGAGATATCTGGAACTCAAATATTCTCTGGTAACAGAATTTATCTTTTCAACATCATTTTTCAATTCATCTACATTATCACCAGTAAACAGTTCATTATCAGTGATCATTCCTGACTGTATTCTGGCAAATCTGTATCCAAGTGCTGCAGAGACCAGGATAACTGGAATTTCAATGATCCCATGGGGTAACACAGAGACTGTAAAATAAACCCATGAATAGAGTATACCAATAATTATTCCCGGATTCCCCATTAATTGGTATGCGATCAGTGCACTGTTGAAATTAACAAAAGCAAGCAGTATTCCAATAAGAATGCCATTCACCATTATGATCAGTACAGGTACAGTATAGGGCATGATCCAGGAAAATGTACGGTATTCATTCTTTGTATATCCGCATAGATCCCATATGGATCCTTCATTTGTGGAAGGCACCTCTCTGTGAGTTTCAGATACTGATGTATTGAATCTGGATACAGTATAATGAATTAGCCTGTATACCGGCCAGAGAAGGCGTTCAATTCTGCTGGAGATATTGCTGTATGTTGAATGTTGCTTTCTGATTCCAAGTTCACCTATCATGAGACTGTGCATATACACAAATATACCTGTACCAGCGCAGGCTGTCAGAACAGCAACTGTATTGTGAATAAAGATTGACCACATGAGAGGTATGTATCCGGCAGTGACCTCAACTTTTGTCATGGCAGTTTCTGCAGTAGTGGCTATTGCGTGATTTACAGGTTCAGGCTGTGCAAATACCACCATAACCATATATATGAAGGTACTAAAAAAAAATGAAATAACTGCAAACCCCATGAACACTTTGACTGTCCATAGGAATTCCAGATAACCAATACTGAATCGGGACGTTTTTTTCATATACTGTGAATAGTTGTTTTTTTTCTATATCAATATTTACAGTTCACAGGAATTAAATCGATGGGTTAAAGTATCTCTATTCTGGATACAATAATTAGAAACTAACTTATCTGATGTATAACTTTGGAATTGCAACCTGAATGATAAATTGATATGAGGACACACATCATGAGAATACCTACCGGAATTGAGGGACTTGACGAACTGATTGAGGGTGGTTTGCTATCTGAAAGAGTCTATCTGGTAAGTGGTCCACCGGGTTGTGGCAAAACCACATTTGGTATGCAGTTTTTGATACAGGGTGCCTCGCAAGGAGAGGTTGGATTATATGTAACACTGCTGGAGAGTCCGCAGAACATAATTGATGATATCTCCAACTATGCTATAAACCTGCCTTCACTGATAAAATCAAGAAAGGTCCTTTTTGCTGATCTTGGACCAAGACTTGAATATGGGTATATGGATGAGATGCATGACATTATAACACCGGAATACGAGGTTGGTCATGCATCTCTTGAAACTGATGCACCCTCACCTGCAATGGTCTACAAGGAAATTTCAAACTATGTCAGGGAATATAATGTAAAAAGGCTTGTGATAGATTCACTGTCTGCCATACGTTTTACAACTAAGGATACCTCTCTGGAAGAAAAGGAAATGAGCAGGTTTATCCGACACCTGAAAAAACTGGGATGCACCACTGTCCTGATCTCAGAGATGACCGATCCACAGGCATATACAACTGAACAGTTTGCATCGCACGGAGTAATATTTTTACATAATTTCCTGTATGATAAAAGTATGATACGAGCCCTTCAGATAATTAAAATGCGAGGCACGATGCACGATTGCGATATGCGCCGTATGGACTTTACAGGCAGGGGTTTGAAAATTTTTGACCTGCTTAAATAAAAATTAGGGGGCCTGGAATGGTAAGGATTTTTCGCAAAAAAAATGAAAGAAAGTCCATAAGTGATGATGAAAAGGACAAGCTTGTAAAGAAAGCATATGAACTTGGATTTGAGGTTGGCTATCACAGACATTCAGAAATAGGATGGGTCAATCAAAGCCTTGTTACCCTTTATAATTTCAGCAGGGAATATGGCCTAGAGGAGATTGTAAGGGACAGTTATCACCAGGGCAAAAAAAAAGGCTCTGTTAGCAGGGACAAGGATTTGAAGAAGGATCTTTCTCCTACCAGAGTTTCACAATATGAAAACATTCATGTAAGTGCTGTCCTGAACCCTTCTGGAATCAGTTCAGGATACAGCAAACAGTATAAGGCTGTTCATTCACACTCTCCTGTAAACAGGCCGACCATGATGGATCTTCCTGAAAACACATCGATTGCTGGAATGATCCAGAGACCATCACAGATAAAGGGTTTTCTTCCATTAATCCATGAAGAAGAGATTACAGAATCTCATTAAGGGAATCCGTAACCTGAAAATCTCTGCTTTTCATCCAGGTTGACAATTATGAATCTGTCCTGAGTGCTGTATGCAATCTCTTTTTCACCTGCAAGGTGGAGAGTGCATTCACTTCCAGGATCTGCACTGTCAACTTCTGTATCATTGATCTCAATTCTTTCAACTCTTACAGGAGATGATTGGATCCCACTGAACAGATGTAATACATCGAAAAGATTGATTTTCTTTGAAAAACGAGAGATACGGCATTTCAGATTGAATCCAGTATCAACGAGTTCTTTTTCTGATATTATGTATCCTCGCTCAATTTCCTTGGATTGAATATTTTTTAGAGCAAGTCCTACCCTATCTCCTGTAAAAGCCTGCTTTTTGTCCTCGTCATGTATCTGGATGGAACGTATTTCAATTTCTTTGCTGGTCGGAAATACACTGAGTTTATCTTTAATATTGATCGAGCCCTGCTTTACAACTCCCAGAGCAACACATCCTATTCCTGTAACATTGAATACCTGGTCAATGACCACCCTGGGGCTTTGGGAATCCAGTTCTCTGTGCTCGGAATCAACTTTTTTACCAATAG
Above is a genomic segment from Methanosalsum zhilinae DSM 4017 containing:
- a CDS encoding EF-Tu/IF-2/RF-3 family GTPase, whose translation is MTKITVIGNEGSGKTTLASKLGKKGAVSDIVTYEFSKSGEVLTIIDPAGYPKSIKPLLTALHLSDIALVCIPPEGPDIYAGECILSLDLLNYRHGIFVLTKSDTTYSYAQDELKDKIKKIVAGTTLEEWDYIEVSATEHEGMNELRDMIFTIGKKVDSEHRELDSQSPRVVIDQVFNVTGIGCVALGVVKQGSINIKDKLSVFPTSKEIEIRSIQIHDEDKKQAFTGDRVGLALKNIQSKEIERGYIISEKELVDTGFNLKCRISRFSKKINLFDVLHLFSGIQSSPVRVERIEINDTEVDSADPGSECTLHLAGEKEIAYSTQDRFIIVNLDEKQRFSGYGFP